The genomic segment TGGATTTATGGGGTCAGGGATGGACTTAGAGGATCCCTGATAGGTCTGTGGGATCAGGGATGGGATCAATAATGTATTTATGGGATTTCCCCCAGGCCGGTGCCCGTGCCCGTTTAGCCACCCAGAGACGCCAGGGGCTGTTCCAGGGCTGTGTTTATGGGATCAGTGATGGGATCAATGATGGGTTTATAGGATCAATGATGTATTTATGGGATCAGTGATGGATTTACGGGATCCCTGATGGATTTATGGGATCAATGATGTTTTTATGGGATCCCTGATGTGTTTATGGGATTCCCCCAGGCCGGCGCCCGTGCCCGTGCCcgcctggccctgcagaggcGCCAGgggctgttccagggctggGTTTATGGGATCAGTGATGGGATCAATGATGTTTTTATAGGATCAGTGATGGGTTTATGGGATCAGTGATGGATTTATGGGATCAGTGATGGATTTATGGGATCCCTGATGTGTTTATGGGATCAGTGATGGATTTATGGGATCCCTGATGTATTTATGGGATTCCCCCCAGGCCGGTGCCCGTGCCCGCCTGGCCCTACAGAGGGGCCAGgggctgttccagggctggGTTTATGGGATCCCTGATGGGATCACTGATGGGTTTATGGGATCAGGGCTGGGTTTATGGGATCCCTGATGGGATCAATGATGTTTTTATGGGATCCCTGATGTGTTTATGGGATTCCCCCAGGCCGGCGCCCGTGCCCGTGCCcgcctggccctgcagaggggccaggggctgttccagggctggGTTTATGGGATCAGTGATGGGGTCAGTGATGTGTTTATGGGATCCCTGATGTGTTTATGGGATCCCTGATGGATTTACGGGATCCCTGATGGATTTATGGGATCCCTGATGTGTTTATGGGATTCCCCCAGGCCGGTGCCCGTGCCcgcctggccctgcagaggggccaggggctgttccagggctggGTTTATGGGATCAGTGATGGGATCAATGATGGGTTTATGGGATCCGTGATGGATTTACGGGATCCCTGATGTATTTATGGGATCCCTGATGTGTTTATGGGATCCCTGATGTGTTTATGGGATCCCTGATGGGTTTACGGGATCCCTGATGTGTTTATGGGATTCCCCCAGGCCGGTGCCCGTGCCCGTTTGGCCGCCCAGAGGCGCCAGgggctgttccagggctggGTTTATGGGATCCCTGATGGGGTCAATGATGTTTTTATAGGATCAATGATGGATTTATGGGATCAGTGATGGATTTATGGGATCCCTGATGTGTTTATGGGATCCCTGATGTGTTTACGGGATTCCCCCAGGCCGGTGCCCGCGCCCGTGCCCGTTTGGCCGCCCAGAGGCGCCAGGGGCTGTTCCAGCTGCGCTCCCTGCGCCGCTCGCTGCTCCTGCGGGACCTGGAGCTGCGGCGCCGGCGGCTCCTGCGGGAGCGGAACCGGCGCTGCGGGAAACGGCCCCGAAGCGGCTGGGACGGCTCCGGTgcgggggaaaaatggggaaaaatttgggggaaaattgggggaaaatgggggtttggggattgaaaaatggggatttgggggtttggggattgaaaaatgggggaaaatggggtttgggaaggggaaaaatggggatttggggagggaaatAGGGAATtggagggtttggggattttgaggtttgaaaaatggggatttggggtttggggattgaaaaatggggtttgggaaggggaaaaatgggggttggggggattaaaatggggatttgggggggaaacgggaattttggggagggaaataGGGAATtggagggtttggggattttggggagggaaagaTGCAAATTTGGGACGAGATTGGGGCAGAAAagggaattggggagggggagatttgggattttggggggaaataaagggcagggtttggggtgatcTCCCTTTTTCGGGAGATGGGATTTGGAGTGCTCGCCCTTTTTTGAGGGCAAAAATGCCAATTTTGGTTCTTGGCAGCTACGAGGAGCCTGAGCCCGAGGTGCAGCTGAGCGAGGAGATCGCAGAGTCCCTGAGGAGCCTCCGGGTGCGTCTGGGGCACAATCTCATTCCGGggaaaaaaagctcattttttggggaaaatcctctttttttgtgGGAGGAATtctcatttttgggggaaaaaaaatctcaatttttggggagaaaaaaatcctcgttttggtgggaaaaaatccctatttttggggggaaatccccatttttttcttaatccccattttttggtAAAAAGATCCTCATTTTTTAGGGGGaaacccccatttttggggaaaatccacttttttggggaaagattcccatttttggggataatCCGCTTTTCGGGGGAAACTCAATttcttggggagaaaaaatcccattttggggggaaaaaaatctcgtttcaggagggaaaaatcctctttttttgtgGGAAGAATTcttattttgggggaaaaaaatcttattttaggaggaaaaaatcctctttttggTGGGAAGAATTCttgtttttgggggaaaaaaaatctcattttagaagtgaaaaatctcttttttgtGGAAAGAATTctcattttggggggaaaaaaaatctcaatttttgggggaaaaaatcctcattttgaTGGGAAAAGTCCCTGTTTTGATGGGAAAAATCCTcattttggtgggaaaaaatgCCCATATTGGGGTGAAAAtgcccattttggggtgaaaatgcccattttggggtgaaaatgcccattttggggtgaaaatgcccattattttggggtgaaaatgcccattttggggtgaaaatgcCCGTGTTTGGTGCAGCAGCCGGTGACGAGAGCCATCCTTGCGCTGGGAGGTTCCCGATGTCGGGAATTCTGTGAAGGGTTCGGGCTCCGGGGTTTTGTCGCGTGGACGAGGCCCCGGCCgggctgaggctgctcagagccccaacCTGGGCTCCCAAACctcagaaattccccaaaaacgcaaatttgggatttgctgCGTTGCAGCCCCAGGGGAACCTGCTCAGGGATCGATTCCGGAGCCTGCAGAGGAGGAACGTGCTGGAGCCGCGCCTCAGGGCCAGGTGAGTCACCAAATTTACAGGGGAAACCCAAATTCAGGGGGGGAATCCAAAATTTACACTGAAAACCTCACAATTTACACggaaaacctcaaaatttacacagaaaacctcaaaatatACActgaaaacctcaaaatttacacagaaaaccccaaaatttggggggaaaaaaccccaaaattcacacagaaaaccccaaaatttacacagaaaacctcaaaatttacagggaaaaccccaaaatttacccagaaaacctcaaaatttaCACGGAAAACCTCAAAATATACACggaaaacctcaaaatttacacagaaaacctcaaaatttacccagaaaaccccaaaatttacacagaaaaccccaaaatttacagggaaaaccccaaaatttggggggaaaaaaccccaaaatttacacagaaaacctcaaaatttacacggaaaacctcaaaatttacacggaaaaccccaaaatttacacagaaaacctcaaaatttacacagaaaaccccaaaatttacacagaaaacctcaaaatatACACggaaaacctcaaaatttacacagaaaaccccaaaatttacacggaaaaccccaaaatttacacagaaaaccccaaaatttacacagaaaacctcaaaatatACAcggaaaaccccaaaatttacacagaaaacctcaaaatttacacagaaaaacctaaatttgggggagaaaaaaccccaaaattcacacagaaaaccccaaaatttacacagaaaaccccaaaatttacacagaaaaccccaaaatttacacggaaaaccccaaaatttacacagaaaacctcaaaatttacccagaaaacctcaaaatttacacagaaaaccccaaaatttacacagaaaaccccaaaatttacacagaaaacctcaaaatttacacagaaaacctcaaaatttggggggaaaaaaccccaaaattcacacagaaaaccccaaaatttacacagaaaaccccaaaatttacacagaaaacctcaaaatttacacggaaaaccccaaaatttacacggaaaaccccaaaatttacacggaaaaccccaaaatttacacagaaaaccccaaaatttacacagaaaatcctaaatttggggggaagaaaccccaaaattcacacagaaaaccccaaaatttacacagaaaaccccaaaatttacacagaaaacctcaaaatttacacagaaaacctcaaaatttacacagaaaaccccaaaatttacacagaaaaccccaaaattcaggagGGGAATCcaaaatttacacagaaaatcctaaatttggggggaaaaccccaaaatttacagggaaaaccccaaaatttacagggaaaaccccaaaatttacacAGAGAACCTCAAAATTTACACAGGTAATTCCAAAATTCAGGAGGTAAATCcaaaatttacacagaaaatcCTAAATTTGGcggggaaaaaccccaaaatttacacagaaaaccccaaGATTTTcacaataaaccccaaaattccccaaaacccccaaaattttgcttttctgacccaagttttttgcttttccccaggTTCAAGCGGCGCTACCGGGTGAAGTACGTGGAGAAGAGATCCTTCCGAGCCGTGACGTGAGTGGGGGGCGCCCCGGACTGcggaccccaaaattggggattgGGGACCCTGAAATTGGGAATTGGGGACCTCAAaattggggaattggggatcccgaattggggaccccaaattggGACCCGGGAATGGGGGAATTGGGGACCTCGAAATTGGGGATTGGGGACCCGGGAATTGGGGATTGGGACCCCAgattggggaccccaaaattgggaattggggaccccaaaattgggaattggggaccccagaattgggaattggggacCTCAAAATTGGGgattggggaccccaaattgggaattggggaccccaaattggggattggggaccccagaattgggaattggggacCCCAAAGTTGGGAATTGGGGACCcgggaattgggaattggggaccccaaaattggggattggggaccccaaagttggggaattggggaccccaaattgggaattggggaccccaaagttggggaattggggaccccaaattgggaattggggaccccaaagttggggattggggaccccaaagttggggaattggggaccccaaattgggaattggggaccccagaattgggaattggggaccccaaattggggattggggaccccaaattggGGACCCcggattggggattggggacccgggaattgggaattggggatcccaaaattgggaattggggaCCCGGGAATGGGGGAATTGGGGACCTCGAAATTGGGGACCCCAGaattggggaattggggaccCTGAAATTGGGGATTGGGGACCCGGGAATTGGGGATTGGGACCCCAgattggggaccccaaaattgggaattggggaccccaaattggggaattggggacccgggaattggggattggggatcccaaaattggggattggggaccccaaattggggaccccagaattggggaattggggaccccaaaattgggaattggggacccgggaatgggggaattggggaccccaaattggGGACCCTGAAATTGGGGACCCCGAATTGGGAACTGGGGACCCTgaattgggaattggggaccccaaagttggggaattggggaccccaaaattggggattggggaccccaaaattggggaattggggaccCCAAAGTTGGGGATTGGGGACCCTGAAATTGGGGATTGGGGACCCCAAAGTTGGGGATTGgggaccccctgagccccctgacCCTTCAGGGCCCTGTTGTGAGTCTGGGGGGATTCTGGAGGGGGGAACCCCCAAATTGGGGAcccccccctgaccccccctcccccatttcTGTTCCAGGCTCTGACCGGGACCCCCCACCCAAAATAAACCCTTGGAGCAGCCTTGAGCCTGGGGGGCTTCTGTGGGCATCGGGGACAATTCTGGGGGGTCTGGGACAATTCTGGGGGGTCTGAGCCCATTCTGGGGGGGTCTGAGCTCATTCTGGGGGGTCTGAGCTCATTCTGGGGGGTCTGAGCTCATTCTGGGGGGTCTGAGcccattttggggggtctgAGCTCATTCTGGGGGGGTCTGAGCTCATTCTGGGGGGTCTGAGcccattttggggggtctgAGCTCATTCTGGGGGGTCTGAGCCCATTTTGGGGGCGTCTGGGACAATTCTGGGGGGGTCTGAGCCCATTCTGGGGGGGTCTGAGcccattttggggggtctgAGCTCATTCTGGGGGGTCTGAGCCCATTCTGGGGGGTCTGGGACAATTCTGGGGGGTCTGAGCCCATTCTGGGGGGTCTGGGACAATTCTGGGGGGTCTGAGCCCATTCTGGGGGTCTGAGCCCATTCTGGGGGGCTTTGACCACctcattttgggggggtctgggacAATTTTGAGGGGCTTTGAACccattttgggggattctgacccaaattttgggggctctgggctcattttggggggccttttttgggaattttgaggatcTGAacccattttgggggggtctgacCCCAGTTTTGGGGAGTCTGGGCccattttggggggctctgaaCCCATTTTGGGGGGccttttttgggaatttggggggctctgggctcatttttgggggtctgggacaaattttggggattctgACCCCAGTTTTGAGGGGGGTCTGGGACAATTTTTGGGAAtctgggctcattttgggggggtctgggacaattttggggattCTGAGCCCATTCTGGGGGACTTTGATCTCATTTTGGGGGTGCTGAGCCCATTTTGGGGATTCTGaccccaattttttgggggggtctgggacaattttggggattctgaccccaattttttggggtctGAGCCCCCCTTTCCCACGGGGACGCCCCCAAATCCACTCAGGTTTTTGTCGCCCCTTTATTGACATTTGGGGGGGCTCTGCCCCCCCCAGCACctctgagccccctccccaaaatcaccattCCCCTCAAATGAATACAAATTTCAATAAATgcaccccaaaaaatggaaagctctaaattaaattacaaaggTCTAAAAACGAATTTAAATCTgctaaaataaatgcaaattccccccaaattaatacaaacttctaaaaataaatacgAAGCTCCCTAAATTAAATACAACCCTCCCAAAAATAATTCTACATTTCcctaaaattaataaaacccccccaaaataaatacaaatccCTCTTTTTAAATAGatcccaaaataaataaaaacctccctaaaataaatagaaatgtcactaaaataaatacaaatgcctcaaaataaataaaaatcttcctaaataaatacaaatttcactaaaataaatacaaatgcctcaaaataaataaaaattttcctaaataaatacagatttcactaaaataaatacaaataccccaaataaatgcaaattatcCCAGCCCCATTTGCACCTGGGGGGGCCAAAATTAAATCAGGGGAACAAAAcgaggagggggaaaaaaacagcagcaacattTGGGGTGAAACCCTGAaatttggagaatttggggggatctGAGGATTTTAGGGCTGAATTCccgaggggtttggggagaaatttcagttttttgggTCCAGACTCCTCCCTGGTGTTTTGGGCGCAAAGttctgaatttttgggaggaattttggtgtttttgggagCCAAACCCAGGAAGGTTTTGGGGCAAAAGTTCTGTCCCAAAGctcaggaatttggggctgaaatTTTGGAGATTTTAGGGACAAACCCCggaaatttgggggtgaaatcCCCACAGTTCTGGGGATAAACCCCggaaatttgggggtgaaatcCCCACAGTTTTGGGTTCCAACCCCGACAGTTTTTGGGACAAACCCCAgagatttgggggtgaaatcctggggggttttggggacaaacCCTGGAAATTTGAGGATGAAATCCCCACGAGTTTGGGGACAAACCCCAGAGATTTGGAGATGAAATCTCCACAGTTTTGGGGACAAACCCTGGAAATTTGGGGCTGAAATCCCCACAGTTCTGGGGTCTGAAACCCCAACAGTTCGGGGCTGATCCCTGCTCCTTTTCAGTCCAGTTCCTGATGATTTTGGTTCCAATTCCTGATGATTTTGGCGGCTCCGAGCTCCGGCGATTCAGGGGTGAAATCCCAGCAGTTGTGGCCCCAAACCTCGTTTGGGGTGAGATCCCAGcagtttggggtgaaatcccagcagtttggggtgaaatcccAGCAGTTTGGGGTGAGATTCCAACACTTTGGGGCTCCGAATCCCAGCGATTCCAGGATGAAATCCCAACCTTTGGCTCCAGTCCCCATTTTGGGACCGAAATCCGGACCTTGGGGGCTCCAGTCCCCCCcggtttggggtgaaatcccagcagtgctggctccagTCCCCACCAGTTTGGGACCAAAACTCTCTCAGTTCTGGCTCCAGTCCGGGGCTGAACGCCTGCC from the Camarhynchus parvulus unplaced genomic scaffold, STF_HiC, whole genome shotgun sequence genome contains:
- the NOP53 gene encoding ribosome biogenesis protein NOP53, encoding MAAAESFLAFNPAGAAAASRRRSRGPRNRKKGWKRWSGPEARLGREIGDFLEDVGLQERAAGGLISEQPSEDLFFLDTGTTPKRKKKPPQKPLHVDLVLQPLSKVPPPKKPVPVPVWPPRGRCPRPCPFGRPEAPGAVPAALPAPLAAPAGPGAAAPAAPAGAEPALRETAPKRLGRLRYEEPEPEVQLSEEIAESLRSLRPQGNLLRDRFRSLQRRNVLEPRLRARFKRRYRVKYVEKRSFRAVTL